A portion of the Archocentrus centrarchus isolate MPI-CPG fArcCen1 chromosome 19, fArcCen1, whole genome shotgun sequence genome contains these proteins:
- the grb7 gene encoding growth factor receptor-bound protein 7, whose amino-acid sequence MMEVTGPWAEVFEGSETKEESAETLLGSSTLTLAPLVADSPSVRRSQPIPITSNRAKGVESFSSSVPSIPNPFPELSKSPVFISSFPPQSCDKHMIKVYGEDSHSRSVWISPGETAREVCHMLVHKAHCSDQENWALLEVHPTLGLERCLEDHEVVLEVQATWALKGDTRFMFWKNYAKYEFFRKPVLFFPESMISDSADVSKGMTSSELIKDLLKSGTCPEIQGFLHVREPGRKAWKKVFFFLRRSGLYSSAKGSSKEPRHLQYVADLDELNVYTVVNSRKLYGAPTDFTFCIKPSNNPIRVQDLRFLCAENEQTRTCWTSAFRLFKHGKQLQCNYQMSKSAPQKQEGTNLTDGKSKSEASLVAMDFSGKAGGRVIQNPMEAQSAEREEGLAWRRREALRCSLPNLNTAVRPSSIHKTQLWFHGRVSRKEAERLIEKQGLVDGMFLIRESQQHARCFVLSLCYELKTKHYLVILFEDGGRTYFTMDDGDTLFIDLLQLVEFHQINKGILPVCLKHPCVCVAL is encoded by the exons ATGATGGAGGTGACAGGTCCCTGGGCAGAAGTTTTTGAGGGCTCAGAGACGAAGGAGGAGTCAGCTGAGACGCTGTTGGGCAGCTCCACTCTGACTCTGGCTCCTCTGGTAGCTGACTCGCCATCCGTTCGCCGCTCCCAGCCCATCCCGATTACCTCAAACAG GGCGAAGGGCGTGGAGTCGTTCTCGTCCTCCGTCCCATCCATACCAAACCCGTTCCCGGAGCTGTCCAAGTCTCCAGTGTTCATTAGCTCATTTCCACCACAGTCCTGTGACAAACAT atgaTTAAGGTGTATGGAGAGGACAGCCATAGTAGGTCTGTGTGGATTTCTCCAGGAGAGACAGCCAGGGAGGTGTGCCACATGCTGGTGCACAAGGCTCACTGCAGCGACCAGGAAAACTGGGCCCTCCTCGAAGTCCATCCCACCCTCGGTTTGG AGAGGTGTCTGGAAGACCACGAGGTTGTATTGGAGGTTCAGGCGACCTGGGCTCTGAAGGGTGACACAAGATTCATGTTCTGGAAGAATTACGCCAAGTACGAGTTCTTCAGGAAGCCAGTG CTCTTCTTCCCAGAGTCCATGATCTCTGACAGTGCTGATGTCAGCAAGGGTATGACATCATCAGAGCTCATTAAG GACCTGCTGAAGTCGGGGACCTGTCCAGAGATCCAGGGTTTCCTGCATGTGAGAGAACCAGGACGAAAGGCCTGGAAGAaggtcttcttcttcctccGCCGCTCGGGACTCTACAGCTCCGCCAAGGGCTCGTCCAAG GAGCCTCGTCACCTGCAGTATGTGGCTGATCTGGATGAGCTGAACGTCTACACTGTGGTGAACAGCCGCAAACTGTATGGAGCGCCTACAGATTTCACCTTCTGTATCAAG cCTTCCAACAATCCCATCCGTGTTCAGGATCTGAGGTTCCTGTGTGctgaaaatgaacagacacGGACTTGTTGGACATCCGCCTTCAGATTGTTCAAG CATGGGAAGCAGCTCCAGTGTAACTACCAGATGTCCAAATCAGCTCCGcaaaaacaggaaggaaccAACCTCACAGATGGCAAA TCGAAGTCTGAGGCCAGCCTGGTGGCCATGGACTTCTCTGGGAAGGCTGGAGGGAGGGTCATCCAGAACCCGATGGAGGCCCAGAGTGCAGAGCGGGAGGAGGGGCTAGCCTGGAGG AGGCGAGAGGCCCTGAGGTGCAGCCTGCCTAACCTGAACACTGCTGTGAGACCTTCTT ccATCCACAAGACCCAGCTGTGGTTTCACGGTCGTGTTTCCAGGAAAGAAGCAGAGAGACTGATAGAGAAGCAGGGGCTGGTAGATGG GATGTTCCTGATTCGTGAGAGCCAGCAGCACGCTCGCTGCTTCGTCCTGTCGCTGTGCTACGAGCTGAAGACGAAACATTATCTGGTGATCCTG TTTGAGGACGGTGGCAGGACGTACTTCACCATGGACGACGGCGACACGCTCTTCATTGACCTCCTGCAGCTGGTGGAGTTTCACCAAATCAACAAGGGCATCCTGCCAGTGTGCCTCAAACATCCCTGCGTCTGTGTAGCTCTATAA